From a single Streptomyces misionensis genomic region:
- a CDS encoding serine/threonine-protein kinase, with amino-acid sequence MEGQLLGGRYRLVRQLGEGGMGEVWEARDETLDRQVAVKVISLLAGGESRGDEARARFLREARITARLQHPYIVSVHDLGESDTQRGTVPFLVMELVRGEGLDVKLREGSVDLAEAARWGAQICDALGDAHAHGIMHRDIKPSNILVTPSGTVKVLDFGVARAADPYATADRLTQTGFIVGTPPYMAPEQARGHPEPRSDLYALGCLLFELVTGRLPFQAPDSVGYLTAHLSQQPPAPSSVSAGVPEAWDAVLLRLLRKDPTERYASAADAARALRGLADAPEPVPAATAPLTEAWPSSSTGDPSPRKPVAARSWIAIAVWFLIALVAATVTAANIDGAYDGRDVASGVGAVAIASVGLIVWFAVQARPRWRARVALPLRFLPSALLFCAYAMVVAPAAADDSIDWGYWLPPGGISTLTLAGLLAMAAALTPRTERRTRGIGYALVGVNAAAVLGSSTQMVSGSRVWFQYVGFVQPQWVPLAIGVSAIALYCTRDITTRTVDASSGGRDDGTDSLITRPRR; translated from the coding sequence GTGGAGGGCCAGCTTCTGGGAGGGCGTTACCGGTTGGTCCGGCAGCTCGGCGAGGGCGGCATGGGCGAGGTCTGGGAGGCGCGGGACGAGACGCTGGACCGGCAGGTCGCTGTCAAAGTGATCTCCCTTCTCGCCGGGGGGGAAAGCCGTGGGGATGAGGCCCGCGCCCGGTTCCTGCGCGAAGCACGGATCACCGCCCGGCTCCAGCATCCGTACATCGTGTCCGTCCATGATCTCGGCGAGAGCGATACGCAGAGAGGCACCGTGCCCTTTCTGGTCATGGAGTTGGTGCGGGGCGAAGGGCTCGACGTCAAGCTCCGCGAAGGCTCCGTCGACCTGGCCGAGGCGGCCCGGTGGGGCGCTCAGATATGCGACGCATTGGGTGACGCGCACGCTCACGGCATCATGCACCGGGACATCAAGCCGTCCAACATCCTCGTCACACCTTCCGGAACGGTGAAGGTCCTCGACTTCGGTGTCGCACGCGCCGCCGATCCCTACGCGACTGCTGACCGGCTGACCCAGACCGGATTCATCGTGGGCACGCCCCCGTACATGGCGCCGGAGCAGGCGCGCGGTCACCCGGAACCGAGGAGCGATCTGTACGCTCTGGGCTGCTTGCTCTTCGAGCTGGTCACCGGCAGGTTGCCGTTTCAGGCACCGGACAGCGTCGGCTATCTGACGGCGCATCTGAGCCAGCAGCCACCCGCGCCCAGTTCCGTTTCCGCGGGTGTGCCAGAGGCCTGGGACGCTGTCCTGCTCAGACTTTTGCGCAAGGACCCCACAGAGCGGTACGCGAGTGCCGCCGACGCCGCCCGGGCCCTGCGGGGGCTTGCGGACGCGCCCGAGCCCGTGCCGGCGGCCACCGCACCGCTGACAGAGGCTTGGCCGTCGTCGTCCACCGGTGACCCCTCTCCCCGGAAGCCCGTTGCGGCGCGGTCCTGGATCGCGATCGCGGTCTGGTTCCTCATCGCGCTGGTGGCCGCCACGGTGACCGCGGCCAATATTGACGGAGCCTATGACGGTCGCGACGTAGCCAGCGGCGTCGGCGCGGTCGCCATCGCCTCTGTGGGGCTGATCGTATGGTTCGCAGTGCAGGCAAGACCCCGTTGGCGGGCACGCGTGGCCCTGCCGCTCCGGTTCCTCCCGTCGGCGCTCCTCTTCTGCGCCTACGCCATGGTGGTCGCGCCCGCCGCGGCGGACGACAGCATCGACTGGGGCTACTGGCTGCCCCCTGGCGGGATCTCCACGCTGACGCTGGCGGGCCTCCTGGCAATGGCCGCGGCCCTCACTCCCCGGACGGAACGCCGGACGCGCGGAATCGGCTACGCCCTCGTCGGCGTGAACGCTGCCGCGGTATTGGGATCATCCACGCAAATGGTCTCGGGTAGTCGGGTCTGGTTCCAGTATGTCGGTTTCGTCCAGCCGCAATGGGTCCCCCTCGCCATAGGCGTGTCGGCCATCGCGCTGTACTGCACGCGCGACATCACAACGCGCACTGTGGACGCCTCATCCGGAGGCAGAGACGACGGGACGGATTCCCTGATCACGCGCCCGAGACGGTAG
- a CDS encoding TetR/AcrR family transcriptional regulator encodes MPRLTDARKELRRTQIAQAAVRCFSRNGLERTSIADITAESGLSAGSIYAHYRNKADLVQAAAREMLDKRGSTIGEYAAADVPPDPDELLSRLVTAIDPAEARVGVQTWGGATTDPVIHDIVVDATDRMRAMLHDCVTAWLVKVEHHEPARAREHAAPIAHRVMALYQAELLYTALRTPAEETAS; translated from the coding sequence GTGCCTCGGCTCACCGACGCACGCAAGGAACTCCGGCGTACTCAGATCGCCCAGGCCGCCGTCCGCTGCTTCAGCCGCAACGGCCTGGAACGGACCTCAATCGCCGACATCACCGCCGAGTCCGGCCTCTCGGCCGGCTCGATTTATGCGCACTACCGCAACAAAGCGGACCTGGTCCAGGCCGCCGCCCGCGAGATGCTCGACAAGCGCGGCAGCACCATCGGCGAGTACGCCGCGGCGGACGTCCCGCCCGACCCCGACGAACTGCTCTCCCGCCTGGTCACCGCGATCGACCCTGCCGAGGCCCGGGTCGGCGTGCAGACCTGGGGCGGAGCTACCACCGACCCGGTCATCCACGACATCGTCGTCGACGCGACCGACCGGATGCGCGCGATGCTGCACGACTGCGTCACCGCATGGCTCGTCAAGGTCGAGCACCACGAGCCGGCCCGGGCCCGGGAGCACGCCGCCCCGATCGCCCACCGGGTCATGGCGCTCTACCAGGCCGAACTGCTGTACACCGCCCTGCGGACACCCGCCGAGGAGACAGCGTCATGA
- a CDS encoding aldo/keto reductase, giving the protein MTTRTASFADRTVFRVGYGALQLARLHDRRGEAVALLRRAVELGVDHVDTAEFYGFGFANDVIREALRPEDDVLVVTKVGAAPDPGGRLPLRLAQRPEQLRAGVEDNLRSLGVDRLDVVNLRRLDTGPGLRPAGDQVVDLDDQLAVMTALRDEGKIGAIGLSSVTLDGLRRALPAGLVCVQNAYSLVSRGDEDMLRLCAAEGIAWVPFFPLGGAFPGLPKATDEPTVHAVAESLGVTPSQVGLAWLLHHAPNVLLIPGTANAAHLEANIAVNEITLDAATLAALDAVESRSSDVPIG; this is encoded by the coding sequence ATGACCACGCGGACCGCCTCGTTCGCCGACCGCACCGTTTTCCGGGTCGGCTACGGCGCGTTGCAGCTCGCGCGCCTGCACGACCGCCGCGGCGAGGCCGTCGCACTGCTGCGCCGCGCGGTGGAACTGGGCGTCGACCACGTGGACACCGCCGAGTTCTACGGCTTCGGCTTCGCCAACGACGTGATCCGCGAGGCACTACGCCCCGAGGACGACGTCCTGGTCGTCACGAAGGTGGGGGCCGCCCCCGATCCCGGCGGGCGCCTGCCGTTGCGTCTGGCACAGCGGCCCGAGCAACTGCGCGCCGGCGTCGAGGACAACCTGCGCAGCCTCGGCGTCGACCGGCTCGACGTGGTCAACCTGCGCCGCCTGGACACCGGCCCCGGGCTGCGTCCTGCCGGGGACCAGGTTGTCGACCTCGACGACCAGCTCGCGGTGATGACCGCCCTGCGCGACGAGGGCAAGATCGGCGCGATCGGCCTGAGCAGCGTCACCCTCGACGGCCTGCGCCGCGCCCTGCCCGCCGGCCTCGTCTGCGTGCAGAACGCCTACAGCCTCGTCTCCCGCGGCGACGAGGACATGCTGCGGCTGTGCGCGGCCGAGGGCATCGCCTGGGTGCCGTTCTTCCCGCTGGGTGGGGCCTTCCCCGGCCTGCCCAAGGCGACCGACGAGCCGACGGTGCACGCCGTGGCCGAGTCCCTGGGCGTCACGCCCTCCCAGGTCGGCCTCGCCTGGCTGCTGCACCATGCCCCGAACGTACTGCTCATCCCCGGTACCGCGAACGCCGCCCACCTGGAGGCCAACATCGCGGTCAACGAGATCACCCTCGACGCCGCGACTCTCGCGGCCCTCGACGCCGTCGAGTCCCGCTCCAGCGACGTCCCCATCGGCTGA
- a CDS encoding NADPH:quinone reductase, with protein MKAIVYRTNGAPDVLQLVDRDLPAPGPGEVRVRVAVSGVNPTDWQARSGHPVRFCEVTPHLDGAGTIDAVGEGVDPSRVNQRVWLFMAAAGRPTGTAAEFTVVPADQAVPLPDEAGFDLGAALGVPALTAHRALTVAEDGPRRLRPGALDGKVVLAAGGAGAVGHAVIQLARWAGATVISTTSSPEKARLATAAGAHHVINYREGDPAAEIREIAPDGVDIVAEVALGTNLALDLAVLRTRGTISTYANDGGKPIELNVPQNMVLNTRFQFLVLYTAGPQARAAAAQDVAAAVHDGALPVGEEHGLPLIRFPLDRTADAHRAVESRAVGKVLVDVIS; from the coding sequence ATGAAGGCCATCGTCTACCGCACCAACGGTGCCCCCGACGTTCTCCAGCTCGTCGACCGTGACCTGCCGGCACCCGGGCCCGGCGAGGTTCGCGTCCGGGTCGCCGTGTCCGGGGTCAACCCGACCGACTGGCAGGCGCGCTCCGGCCACCCCGTGCGCTTCTGCGAGGTCACCCCGCACCTCGACGGCGCCGGCACGATCGACGCCGTCGGTGAGGGCGTCGACCCCAGCCGGGTCAATCAGCGTGTCTGGCTGTTCATGGCCGCTGCCGGACGGCCCACCGGCACCGCTGCCGAATTCACCGTTGTACCCGCTGATCAGGCCGTGCCGCTGCCCGACGAGGCCGGCTTCGACCTCGGCGCCGCACTCGGAGTCCCCGCGCTGACCGCGCACCGCGCGCTCACCGTCGCCGAGGACGGGCCGCGTCGGCTGCGGCCCGGGGCACTCGACGGCAAGGTGGTGCTTGCCGCGGGCGGAGCCGGAGCGGTCGGGCACGCGGTGATCCAGCTTGCCCGATGGGCCGGTGCCACCGTGATCAGCACGACCAGCAGCCCGGAGAAGGCCCGGCTGGCCACCGCCGCCGGAGCCCACCACGTGATCAACTATCGCGAGGGCGACCCGGCCGCCGAAATTCGCGAGATCGCCCCGGACGGCGTCGACATCGTCGCCGAGGTAGCCCTGGGTACGAACCTCGCACTGGACCTGGCCGTACTGCGAACCCGCGGCACCATCTCGACCTATGCCAATGACGGTGGGAAGCCGATCGAACTGAACGTGCCGCAGAACATGGTGCTGAACACACGCTTCCAGTTCCTGGTGCTCTACACCGCCGGTCCGCAGGCACGCGCCGCGGCCGCCCAGGACGTCGCCGCCGCGGTGCACGACGGCGCGCTGCCAGTCGGCGAGGAACACGGCCTGCCACTGATCCGCTTCCCCCTCGACCGCACCGCCGACGCGCACCGCGCGGTCGAAAGCCGCGCGGTCGGCAAAGTCCTCGTGGACGTCATCTCCTGA
- a CDS encoding AAA family ATPase, with protein sequence MMDVQPQTVHGREPLIGREKDLRFVQSFFDDSALLGGALLVSGDAGVGKSALLDAVALASARRGNRVLRAAGAEFEADVSYSGLNQLLIPLLDDLDRLSTAHRDAVQVAIGLGTGPPPDRLLVSTAVLFLLRRVAAETPLLLVVDDLPWMDRATNAVLGFVARRLAGSRVGFLAASRSHSDSYFERGGLPEYVLPPLDEAAAVELLSSRHPGLAPAVRQRLMAEAMGNPLALVELPASLTGAQRSAFASLPSVLPLNQRLQALFASRVAVLPAACRQLLLVAVLDGTGDLAVIEAAAAGRAGLVDLAPAERDRLVRVDPTTRRLSFGHPLVGSAVVEESAAGDRRWAHQALADALVGQPERRAAHLGEAAAGPDEEVADLLEQAARHRLIRGDAVGAVAMLIRASALSPLAVDQSRRLAEAAYIGADAGGEVTGASQLLAGARRVNPAGHDSLHAAAAAVFLLINGDGDVDTAHGLLLGAIRSAHHGRAGKDSAGEDAMADALHTLAQVCWLSGRPALWQPALEIVDRLAADVPELTWLVSRTFADPARCEPETLVRLDALIADSRNDTDPTRVIRVATAAAFPDRLTDMGEAMREVIRRGREGVAPVGRHLGALMLVCLDYFFAGRWQEAGELADEGLPLCEELGYNFFRWYFQYIQALLAAVQGNFVSSTALADEVSRWAAPRGAHGADLFGYQPRVLTALGSGDFEAAYRHAAKMSPPGTLAPYIPHALWVAMDLVEAATRTGRAEEAAAHVAAMRASAMPRLSPRLAMHTLASEALVAPGDEAGVLFDRALAVADTERWPFDRARVHLLYGEHLRRLRAMSASRPHLTEALETFERLGAAPWTARAAAELRASGHAVSRSTGMGSAELTAQERQIAVLAASGLTNKQIGERLHLSHRTVGTHLYQLFPKLGITSRTALRDALTELDAKESR encoded by the coding sequence ATGATGGATGTGCAGCCGCAGACCGTTCATGGGCGAGAGCCTCTGATCGGCAGGGAGAAGGATCTGCGGTTCGTCCAGTCTTTCTTCGACGACTCCGCTCTGCTGGGCGGCGCACTGCTTGTCTCCGGTGACGCGGGCGTCGGCAAGAGCGCCCTACTCGACGCGGTGGCCCTGGCCTCGGCTCGGCGCGGAAACCGTGTGCTGCGGGCGGCCGGCGCGGAGTTCGAGGCGGATGTCAGCTATTCGGGCCTCAACCAACTGCTCATCCCGCTGCTGGACGATCTTGACCGGCTGAGCACCGCGCACCGTGACGCCGTGCAGGTGGCCATCGGCCTCGGCACCGGGCCGCCGCCCGATCGCCTGCTGGTCTCTACCGCCGTGCTGTTCCTGCTGCGGCGAGTCGCCGCCGAGACCCCGCTGCTGCTGGTGGTCGACGACCTGCCCTGGATGGACAGGGCGACCAACGCGGTGCTGGGCTTCGTGGCCCGCCGCCTGGCCGGCAGCCGGGTGGGTTTCCTGGCGGCCTCCCGCAGCCACTCCGACAGCTACTTCGAGCGGGGAGGACTGCCCGAGTACGTCCTGCCGCCGCTGGACGAGGCCGCGGCCGTTGAGCTGCTGTCCAGCAGGCACCCGGGTCTGGCCCCCGCAGTACGCCAGCGCCTGATGGCCGAGGCCATGGGCAATCCACTGGCCCTGGTGGAACTGCCGGCCTCCCTGACCGGGGCGCAGCGCTCTGCCTTCGCCTCGCTGCCCTCGGTGCTGCCGCTCAACCAGCGGCTTCAGGCGCTGTTCGCGTCGCGTGTCGCGGTCCTTCCCGCCGCCTGTCGTCAGCTCCTGCTGGTCGCGGTGCTCGACGGAACAGGCGATCTGGCGGTGATCGAGGCCGCGGCGGCCGGCCGGGCCGGTCTTGTGGACCTCGCTCCCGCGGAGCGTGACCGTCTGGTCAGGGTGGATCCAACCACCCGGCGACTCTCCTTCGGCCACCCCCTCGTGGGCTCGGCCGTGGTCGAGGAGTCCGCCGCAGGTGACCGGCGGTGGGCCCACCAGGCGCTGGCCGACGCTCTGGTCGGGCAGCCCGAGCGACGCGCCGCACACCTCGGCGAGGCGGCTGCCGGCCCGGACGAGGAGGTCGCCGACCTGCTCGAACAGGCCGCGCGTCACCGGCTGATCCGTGGGGACGCGGTCGGCGCGGTGGCCATGTTGATCCGTGCCTCCGCACTCAGCCCGCTGGCGGTGGACCAGAGCCGGCGGCTGGCCGAGGCCGCCTACATTGGCGCGGACGCGGGCGGGGAGGTCACGGGCGCCTCCCAGTTGCTCGCCGGGGCACGACGGGTGAACCCGGCCGGGCACGACTCCCTGCACGCTGCCGCCGCGGCCGTTTTCCTGCTGATCAACGGGGATGGTGACGTCGACACCGCGCACGGGCTGTTGCTCGGTGCGATCCGCTCGGCCCACCACGGCCGGGCAGGCAAGGACAGCGCCGGGGAAGACGCCATGGCCGACGCGCTGCACACGCTGGCGCAGGTGTGCTGGCTCTCGGGCCGGCCGGCGCTGTGGCAGCCGGCCCTGGAGATCGTCGACCGGCTCGCGGCCGACGTCCCGGAGCTGACCTGGCTGGTCAGCCGTACGTTCGCCGATCCCGCACGCTGCGAGCCCGAGACCCTGGTCAGGCTGGACGCCCTCATCGCCGACTCCCGCAACGACACGGATCCCACGCGGGTCATACGCGTCGCCACCGCGGCTGCGTTCCCCGACCGTCTCACAGATATGGGTGAGGCCATGCGGGAGGTGATCCGCCGGGGCCGTGAGGGCGTCGCGCCCGTGGGGCGCCATCTCGGTGCGCTGATGCTCGTATGCCTGGACTACTTCTTCGCGGGCCGCTGGCAGGAGGCAGGGGAACTGGCCGACGAGGGCCTGCCACTGTGCGAAGAACTCGGCTACAACTTCTTCCGCTGGTACTTCCAGTACATCCAGGCGCTCCTGGCCGCAGTTCAGGGGAACTTCGTCTCCAGCACCGCGCTCGCCGACGAGGTCTCGCGCTGGGCGGCACCCCGTGGGGCGCACGGCGCCGATCTCTTCGGCTACCAGCCGAGAGTACTGACGGCTCTGGGCAGCGGCGACTTCGAAGCCGCCTACCGGCACGCAGCCAAGATGAGCCCGCCCGGCACTTTGGCCCCGTACATCCCGCATGCCTTGTGGGTCGCGATGGACCTGGTGGAAGCGGCGACACGGACCGGGCGTGCGGAGGAAGCCGCGGCCCACGTAGCGGCGATGCGCGCCTCAGCGATGCCCCGGCTCTCGCCCCGTCTGGCCATGCACACCCTCGCGTCCGAGGCCCTCGTCGCACCCGGCGACGAGGCCGGCGTTCTGTTCGACCGGGCACTGGCGGTCGCGGACACCGAGCGCTGGCCTTTCGACCGGGCCCGCGTGCACCTCCTCTACGGCGAGCACCTGCGACGGCTGCGGGCGATGTCTGCGTCCAGGCCCCATCTCACCGAGGCACTGGAGACGTTCGAGCGTCTCGGCGCGGCCCCCTGGACCGCTCGTGCGGCAGCCGAACTACGCGCCTCCGGCCATGCCGTGTCCCGGTCCACCGGGATGGGCAGCGCCGAACTGACCGCGCAGGAGCGGCAGATCGCGGTCCTGGCAGCCTCCGGCCTGACGAACAAGCAGATCGGCGAGCGGCTCCATCTGTCGCACCGCACTGTCGGCACACACCTCTACCAGCTCTTCCCGAAACTCGGCATCACCTCACGCACCGCGCTGCGTGACGCGCTGACCGAGCTGGACGCGAAAGAAAGCCGCTGA
- a CDS encoding SRPBCC family protein, which translates to MQDAADEYPDIHWPAGFTPDDADCHSRARTVVDASAARVFDLLVTAEDWPSWIPGLTDVRFSSPCSGTLQRHCSLEFRLAGRHRFEILVGEIVTHRRLGLSGIASGLQFYQAWLLTPSEGQTLIESELVARGTTAKVIQEAPPAWASRLNTRLPARLKARVEAD; encoded by the coding sequence GTGCAGGACGCCGCCGACGAATATCCGGATATTCACTGGCCGGCCGGTTTCACACCGGATGACGCGGACTGCCACAGCCGGGCGCGCACCGTGGTCGATGCCTCCGCGGCGCGGGTGTTCGACCTGCTCGTCACAGCAGAGGACTGGCCGAGCTGGATACCAGGGCTGACCGATGTACGGTTCAGCTCCCCTTGTTCAGGGACGTTGCAGCGGCATTGCTCACTGGAATTCCGACTGGCGGGCCGCCACCGATTCGAGATTCTGGTCGGCGAAATCGTGACGCACCGCAGACTCGGCCTGTCGGGTATCGCCAGCGGTCTGCAGTTCTATCAGGCATGGCTTTTGACGCCTTCCGAGGGGCAGACCCTGATCGAAAGCGAACTGGTGGCCCGTGGCACAACGGCCAAGGTCATACAGGAGGCGCCGCCGGCCTGGGCGAGCCGTCTGAACACCCGGTTGCCGGCCCGCCTGAAAGCCCGGGTGGAAGCAGACTGA
- a CDS encoding TetR/AcrR family transcriptional regulator produces MTTHRPNFQRAYSPEHKAQRAADLMEAARALAGRDGVRGVTLTAIAQHAGVHVSAVRRYYDSRDEILLNLTQEGYEDWSRAVTARLAGRSGLTSVELARTLSDTLIERPLLCDLLTHATLSLEREVSYERVRAFKRAAGEAVSAITDAVTAASTLDRRRAQEVVVAAICLTSPLWQAGHPADNLTRLYREEPSLAHIGVDFEPTLIRLLTVVIDGLILDQDAAKTTDLPA; encoded by the coding sequence GTGACGACTCACCGACCCAACTTCCAGCGCGCCTACTCGCCGGAGCACAAGGCGCAGAGGGCCGCCGACCTCATGGAGGCAGCTCGTGCGCTGGCCGGCCGTGACGGGGTGCGCGGTGTCACTCTCACAGCCATCGCCCAGCACGCGGGCGTACACGTGTCGGCCGTACGCCGCTACTACGACTCACGCGACGAGATCCTGCTCAACCTCACTCAGGAGGGATACGAGGACTGGTCGCGTGCCGTCACCGCACGGCTCGCCGGCCGCAGCGGTTTGACGTCCGTGGAACTGGCCCGCACCCTGTCGGACACCCTCATCGAACGTCCGCTGCTCTGCGACCTGCTCACGCACGCCACCCTCAGCCTCGAACGCGAGGTCTCCTACGAGCGCGTCCGCGCCTTCAAGCGCGCGGCCGGCGAGGCGGTTTCGGCCATCACCGACGCCGTCACCGCCGCGAGCACCCTCGACCGCCGCCGGGCCCAGGAAGTCGTTGTCGCGGCCATCTGCCTGACCTCACCGCTGTGGCAAGCCGGCCACCCTGCGGACAACCTGACCCGCCTCTACCGGGAAGAGCCGTCCCTGGCCCACATCGGCGTCGACTTCGAACCCACTCTCATCCGTCTGCTCACCGTCGTCATCGACGGACTGATCCTTGACCAGGACGCGGCGAAGACGACAGATCTGCCGGCCTGA
- a CDS encoding nuclear transport factor 2 family protein, translating to MTSASDVLYVLDRIAIQDLIAKYGLGQDLHQGDNNDQDLTAQWSEVFSSDAVIDASDVGQGAEIGLADYIDFMRGADRKPTEGLGRLFGQWQHREGYATVTIDGDTATAISPFFHTHETRDGQANVIHTGLWHDRLERRAEGWRIVHRRLENGFFNTFARIPEPVELLER from the coding sequence ATGACCTCAGCATCCGATGTCCTGTACGTGCTTGACCGGATCGCGATCCAGGACTTGATCGCGAAGTACGGCCTGGGTCAGGACCTGCATCAGGGCGACAACAACGACCAGGACCTGACAGCCCAGTGGTCCGAGGTCTTCTCCTCGGACGCCGTGATCGATGCCTCCGACGTCGGTCAGGGCGCCGAGATCGGCCTGGCGGACTACATCGACTTCATGCGCGGAGCGGACCGTAAGCCCACCGAGGGGCTGGGCAGGCTGTTCGGTCAGTGGCAGCACCGCGAGGGCTACGCGACGGTCACCATCGACGGTGACACCGCGACCGCGATCTCGCCCTTCTTCCACACGCATGAGACGCGGGACGGCCAGGCCAACGTCATCCACACCGGGCTGTGGCACGACCGATTGGAGCGACGTGCGGAGGGCTGGCGGATCGTTCACCGCCGGCTGGAGAACGGCTTCTTCAACACCTTCGCGCGGATCCCCGAGCCGGTCGAACTGCTGGAGCGGTAG
- a CDS encoding CE1758 family FMN-dependent luciferase-like monooxygenase, whose product MQFGIFGVGDVVLDPVSGRKATEHERIKAVLEYARLAEDVGLDVFAIGEHHNPPFMPSSPTTLLAYVAARTERIILSTSTTLITTNDPVKIAEDYAMLQHLADGRVDLMMGRGNTGPVYPWFGKDIRDGIALAVENYALLRRLWREDVVDWEGRFRTPLQSFTSTPRPLDGIPPFVWHGSIRSPEIAEQAAYYGDGFLHNNVLWPKHHVQKMVGFYRERYEHHGHGAADQATVGLAALAFMRGRSQDAIKEYRPYFDNSEVWGHGPSLEETVAQTALLVGSPQQVIERTLAFREYAQGDYQRQLFSVDALGLPHKTVLEQIELLGEVVQVLRKEFAVGRPAHVPEAPTHASLKTAKENAR is encoded by the coding sequence ATGCAGTTCGGGATCTTCGGCGTGGGAGACGTGGTCCTCGACCCCGTGTCCGGCCGCAAGGCGACGGAACACGAACGGATCAAGGCCGTGCTGGAGTACGCCCGGCTGGCTGAGGACGTCGGCCTCGACGTCTTCGCCATCGGTGAGCACCACAACCCGCCGTTCATGCCGTCCTCACCGACGACGCTACTGGCGTACGTCGCGGCAAGGACGGAACGCATCATCCTCTCCACGTCCACAACGCTGATCACCACCAACGACCCGGTGAAGATCGCCGAGGACTACGCCATGCTGCAGCACCTCGCGGACGGCCGGGTCGACCTGATGATGGGCCGGGGCAACACCGGCCCCGTCTACCCCTGGTTCGGCAAGGACATCCGCGACGGTATTGCGCTGGCGGTGGAGAACTACGCGTTGCTGCGCCGACTGTGGCGCGAGGACGTGGTGGACTGGGAGGGCAGGTTCCGCACACCTCTGCAGTCGTTCACCTCGACTCCGCGTCCGCTGGACGGCATCCCGCCCTTCGTCTGGCACGGCTCGATCCGCAGCCCGGAGATCGCCGAGCAGGCCGCCTACTACGGCGACGGCTTCCTGCACAACAACGTGCTGTGGCCCAAGCACCACGTCCAGAAGATGGTGGGCTTCTACCGCGAACGGTACGAGCACCACGGACACGGGGCCGCGGATCAGGCCACCGTCGGCCTCGCCGCGCTCGCGTTCATGCGCGGCAGGTCTCAGGACGCCATCAAGGAATACCGCCCCTACTTCGACAACTCCGAGGTGTGGGGGCACGGCCCGTCGCTGGAGGAGACCGTCGCGCAGACCGCGTTGCTGGTCGGCAGCCCCCAGCAGGTGATCGAGCGCACCCTCGCGTTTCGTGAGTACGCCCAGGGCGACTACCAGCGCCAGCTCTTCAGCGTCGACGCGCTGGGACTGCCGCACAAGACGGTGCTGGAGCAGATCGAGCTGCTCGGCGAGGTGGTCCAGGTGCTCCGCAAGGAGTTCGCCGTCGGACGTCCCGCACACGTCCCTGAGGCTCCCACGCACGCGTCCCTCAAGACGGCGAAGGAGAACGCGCGATGA
- a CDS encoding FMN reductase, translating to MTRSLVVVSAGLRQPSSTRLLADRLAQASDEQLQLRGEQSRVAHVELRDLGHDMVNQMITGYPSEALEEAQNQVTRADGLIAVTPTFTGSYNGLFKMFFDVLDNTALVDKPVLIAATGGTARHSLVLEHALRPLFSYLHAAVVPTTVFAAPEDWGNIEASGASLMRRVERAAVEMAREVQRREAPIVADPYQDVNFDRLLNAD from the coding sequence ATGACCCGGTCCCTTGTGGTGGTGTCCGCGGGACTGCGACAGCCGTCGTCTACCCGCCTGCTCGCCGACCGCCTCGCGCAGGCCTCCGACGAGCAACTGCAGCTGCGGGGCGAGCAATCGCGGGTCGCACACGTCGAACTGCGCGACCTCGGGCATGACATGGTGAACCAGATGATCACCGGCTACCCCTCCGAGGCACTGGAGGAGGCGCAGAACCAGGTCACCCGCGCCGACGGTCTGATCGCGGTGACACCCACCTTCACCGGCTCGTACAACGGCTTGTTCAAAATGTTCTTCGACGTGCTGGACAACACCGCGCTGGTGGACAAGCCGGTACTCATCGCCGCCACCGGCGGCACCGCACGGCACTCCCTGGTGCTGGAGCACGCGCTGCGGCCTCTCTTCTCCTACCTGCACGCCGCTGTCGTACCCACGACGGTCTTCGCCGCACCGGAGGACTGGGGCAACATCGAGGCGTCCGGCGCCTCGCTCATGCGGCGCGTCGAGAGGGCGGCCGTGGAGATGGCCCGCGAGGTGCAGCGCAGGGAAGCGCCGATCGTCGCGGATCCCTATCAGGACGTGAATTTCGACCGGCTGCTGAACGCCGACTGA